One segment of Deinococcus metalli DNA contains the following:
- a CDS encoding HesA/MoeB/ThiF family protein, which translates to MSGRGHEAELPRPELSRAELRRYSRPLLVPEWLDAGAQERVRAATVLVVGAGGLGTPVIAQLAGAGVGALVISEGDRVELSNLHRQTLYAAADVGRLKADVAAARAQAINSHVRVKVAPPLDAGNADALVRAADLVVDATDNFEARYAVADACTRAGREWVWGAAAGTSGMLSVFGPGLGLRDVFPVPEDAESCAEAGVLGPLPNVVGSMMALETLKVLGGVGEALRGRVWTLDALTGRVRTLNLRAATSTPV; encoded by the coding sequence ATGTCGGGACGCGGTCACGAAGCCGAGCTGCCGAGGCCGGAACTGTCGAGAGCCGAGCTGCGGCGCTACTCGCGGCCGCTGCTGGTCCCGGAATGGCTGGACGCCGGCGCGCAGGAGCGCGTGCGGGCTGCCACCGTGCTGGTGGTGGGCGCGGGCGGCCTGGGCACGCCGGTGATCGCGCAGCTCGCCGGCGCGGGCGTGGGCGCGCTGGTGATCAGCGAGGGCGACCGGGTGGAACTCAGCAACCTGCACCGCCAGACGCTGTACGCGGCCGCCGACGTGGGCCGTCTGAAGGCGGACGTGGCCGCCGCGCGCGCCCAGGCGATCAACTCCCACGTCCGGGTGAAGGTGGCGCCGCCGCTGGACGCCGGGAATGCCGACGCGCTGGTGCGGGCGGCGGACTTGGTGGTGGACGCGACCGACAACTTCGAGGCCCGCTACGCCGTCGCGGACGCGTGCACGCGGGCGGGCCGGGAGTGGGTGTGGGGCGCGGCGGCGGGCACCAGCGGCATGCTCAGCGTGTTCGGCCCGGGCCTGGGGCTGCGGGACGTGTTCCCGGTGCCGGAGGACGCGGAGTCGTGCGCCGAGGCGGGCGTGCTGGGGCCGCTGCCGAACGTGGTGGGCAGCATGATGGCGCTGGAGACCCTGAAGGTGCTGGGCGGCGTGGGCGAGGCGCTGCGGGGCCGCGTGTGGACGCTGGACGCCCTGACCGGGCGGGTGCGGACGCTGAACCTGCGGGCCGCGACCAGCACGCCGGTTTAA
- a CDS encoding FAD:protein FMN transferase has translation MTPALLPVPELTLEALGTHVRASGQGAFAALNEVRRLEGLLTRFRPSPLTRLNAHGELLDPPADVVLAVRHALDVARRTRGLITPTVLGALEAAGYEAAPGDSPVRDAVPVPALDGVVATYEVIRIPAGVRLDLGGTAKSWIAEQAARFLGGDAVLDAGGDLHVQFPQGGTVGIETPDGSPLYVNVGAGVAGVATSSVLKRAWAGGHHVIDPRTGRSADTAFVQVTALAGRVTVAETLAKVALLGADDVLRDVAPPGTRLLAFDRAGHVHTWQDGRWGRWAA, from the coding sequence GTGACGCCCGCGCTGCTCCCAGTGCCGGAGCTGACGCTGGAGGCGCTGGGCACACACGTGCGCGCCAGCGGGCAGGGGGCCTTCGCGGCGCTGAACGAGGTGCGCCGCCTGGAGGGCCTCCTGACCCGCTTCCGGCCCTCGCCCCTGACGCGGCTGAACGCGCACGGCGAGCTGCTGGACCCGCCCGCTGACGTGGTGCTGGCCGTGCGGCACGCGCTGGACGTGGCGCGGCGCACCCGCGGTCTGATCACCCCGACGGTGCTGGGCGCGCTGGAGGCGGCCGGATACGAGGCCGCGCCCGGCGACTCGCCCGTGCGGGACGCGGTGCCGGTGCCCGCGTTGGACGGCGTGGTGGCCACGTATGAGGTGATCCGCATTCCGGCCGGGGTGCGGCTCGACCTGGGCGGCACCGCGAAGAGCTGGATCGCGGAGCAGGCCGCGCGCTTCCTGGGCGGGGACGCGGTGCTGGACGCGGGCGGCGACCTGCACGTGCAGTTCCCGCAGGGGGGCACGGTGGGTATCGAGACGCCGGACGGGTCGCCTCTGTACGTGAACGTGGGCGCGGGGGTGGCGGGCGTGGCGACCAGCAGCGTCCTGAAGCGCGCGTGGGCCGGCGGGCACCACGTGATCGACCCGCGCACCGGGCGCAGTGCCGACACGGCGTTCGTGCAGGTGACGGCGCTGGCCGGGCGCGTGACTGTGGCCGAGACCCTGGCGAAAGTGGCGCTGCTGGGCGCAGACGACGTGCTGCGCGACGTGGCGCCCCCCGGCACCCGCCTGCTGGCTTTTGACCGGGCAGGTCATGTCCACACGTGGCAGGACGGCCGCTGGGGCCGGTGGGCGGCATGA
- a CDS encoding ferric reductase-like transmembrane domain-containing protein, whose amino-acid sequence MTSGTPPRPTRVNGVLDDERNTLLTASLLVVFGLAYAACWLHLGPQTLAWTLNRATGTVAYMLLAVTTATGALLGSRSAPTWLNRAYQAGWHGVASGFALALGALHGVLLTVDRQSPQTFAAILIPGRSTVLPLPVALGTLGLYVLALVVVSTHLRRHVSTRVWKALHLTAYPAFVLLTAHGITSGSDHLGVLYGVSVALVAYGFGLRLLDVRRTARARPRPR is encoded by the coding sequence ATGACCTCCGGCACGCCTCCCCGGCCCACGCGCGTGAACGGCGTGCTGGACGACGAGCGCAACACCCTGCTGACGGCGTCGCTGCTGGTCGTGTTCGGGCTGGCGTACGCCGCGTGCTGGCTGCACCTGGGCCCACAGACGCTGGCATGGACGCTGAACCGCGCGACGGGCACGGTCGCGTACATGCTGCTGGCGGTGACCACCGCGACCGGCGCGCTGCTGGGCAGCCGCTCCGCGCCCACGTGGCTGAACCGCGCGTATCAGGCCGGGTGGCACGGCGTCGCGTCGGGTTTCGCGCTGGCGCTGGGCGCGCTGCACGGCGTGCTGCTCACGGTGGACCGGCAGTCGCCACAGACCTTCGCGGCGATCCTGATTCCCGGCCGCAGCACCGTGCTGCCCCTCCCGGTCGCGCTGGGCACGCTGGGCCTGTACGTGCTGGCACTGGTCGTGGTCAGCACCCACCTTCGCCGGCACGTGTCCACGCGGGTGTGGAAGGCCCTGCACCTCACCGCGTACCCCGCCTTCGTGCTGCTGACCGCCCACGGCATCACGTCGGGCAGCGACCACCTGGGCGTGCTGTACGGCGTGTCGGTCGCGCTGGTGGCGTACGGCTTCGGCCTGCGCCTGCTGGACGTCCGGCGGACGGCGCGGGCCCGCCCCCGACCTCGCTGA
- a CDS encoding glycerol-3-phosphate acyltransferase: MPALLLVAAASYLLGSLVAGVLYSRLRGEDIRGRDLPGGSGTYRQYGVGAAVLVTALDILKGAAAAALALHVTPQATWIAMLGVVLGHCYPVYFRFQGGGGIAPLLGALLVVAPLTLAGTVATALVVIPLYKATLQSRVTLNAVPVATVIAVPVGLLLATRYGGLADLLAGGAAMAVRAAHLLIRPPVPAPGAGRS, from the coding sequence ATGCCCGCCCTGCTGCTCGTTGCCGCCGCGTCCTACCTGCTCGGATCGCTCGTGGCGGGCGTCCTGTACTCCCGCCTGCGCGGCGAGGACATCCGGGGCCGGGACCTGCCCGGCGGCAGCGGCACGTACCGCCAGTACGGTGTTGGCGCCGCAGTGCTGGTGACAGCCCTGGACATCCTCAAGGGTGCGGCGGCCGCCGCGCTCGCGCTGCACGTCACGCCGCAGGCCACGTGGATCGCCATGCTGGGCGTGGTGCTGGGGCACTGCTATCCCGTGTACTTCCGCTTCCAGGGGGGTGGGGGCATCGCGCCGCTGCTGGGCGCGCTGCTGGTCGTGGCGCCGCTCACGCTGGCCGGCACCGTCGCCACCGCCCTGGTGGTGATTCCGCTGTACAAGGCCACCCTGCAATCGCGCGTGACCCTGAACGCCGTGCCGGTGGCGACCGTCATCGCGGTGCCGGTCGGGCTGCTGCTCGCCACCCGCTACGGCGGCCTGGCAGACCTGCTCGCCGGCGGGGCCGCGATGGCCGTGCGCGCCGCGCACCTGCTCATCCGACCCCCCGTGCCCGCGCCGGGCGCCGGCCGGTCATGA
- the ispD gene encoding 2-C-methyl-D-erythritol 4-phosphate cytidylyltransferase — protein sequence MSAACFLAGTVAALIPAAGAGTRLGQGPKAYVEVGGQSLLARSVAALRPHVDEVVVALPEGGAPDLPPDVRVIAGGATRQDTVHALLCATAADYVLIHDAARPFLGEATILALLEGMVETGAATAALPVADTLVRAAPGGEWGELTSREGLWAVQTPQAFRRALLLDAHRRARADGHAATDDAGLVARQGGRVRLVPGDARLFKVTTPADLPLAQAVARVWDAGDHA from the coding sequence GTGAGCGCCGCGTGTTTCCTGGCCGGCACGGTCGCCGCGCTGATTCCCGCCGCCGGGGCCGGCACGCGCCTGGGGCAGGGGCCCAAGGCCTACGTGGAGGTGGGCGGACAGAGCCTGCTGGCCCGCAGCGTCGCGGCGCTGCGCCCGCATGTGGACGAGGTGGTGGTGGCCCTGCCGGAGGGCGGCGCGCCGGACCTGCCGCCGGACGTGCGCGTGATCGCGGGCGGCGCGACCCGCCAGGACACCGTGCACGCCCTGCTGTGCGCCACGGCGGCCGACTACGTCCTGATCCACGACGCCGCGCGGCCCTTCCTGGGCGAGGCGACCATCCTGGCGCTGCTGGAGGGCATGGTGGAGACGGGCGCGGCGACCGCCGCCCTGCCAGTGGCCGACACCCTGGTGCGCGCCGCGCCGGGCGGCGAGTGGGGCGAGTTGACGTCCCGCGAGGGCCTGTGGGCGGTGCAGACGCCGCAGGCCTTCCGGCGGGCGCTGCTGCTGGACGCGCACCGGCGGGCCCGCGCGGACGGCCATGCCGCCACCGACGACGCCGGACTGGTCGCGCGGCAGGGCGGGCGGGTGCGGCTGGTGCCGGGTGACGCCCGCCTGTTCAAGGTCACCACACCCGCGGACCTGCCGCTGGCCCAGGCCGTGGCCCGCGTGTGGGATGCTGGAGATCATGCCTGA
- a CDS encoding penicillin acylase family protein, with product MATGRVTRSGARRGVWARRLGWGVAWAVLVLLALLLAAVLWLRATSVPRVSGTLRVPGVQGPVTVTRDTWGVPHIRAASDEDAMYALGFVHWQDRAWQMEFQRRVAQGRLSEVLGAAALPQDRFLRTWGFQRAAVSALPALEPRTRRLVSAYTAGVNAAMRQGKVAVEFRVLGFTPGAWTDVDSLSWSKLMAYDLGGNMDDEVLGSRVVKRLGTSGLAQVTAPYPAGAPTILSADEVGQERPTPAGPSGSVLLPDAALTALRTHLAAAAALGMQPVPGKGSNDWVVAGRRTASGKPILADDPHLALTSPMLWYLADVQGSTLHAIGASIPGLPGIVIGRNDRVAWGVTNVNPDVQDLYVEPASVTLTSRTEVIKVKGAPDVSLVVQESAHGPIVSGAGAAGVGERVALKWTALQPGDTTMDAFLNLNYARNWTDFTAALSRYVAPSQNFVYADVDGNTGYYAPGRVPIRRGWDGSLPVAGDGAHEWAGYVPFAQLPHTLNPADGLVVTANNKVMPDSAMLGTARNWAEPYRAERITQLLQAKPTGLSVADVQRVQLDTTSSVWRDFRAALLKTVPDGEASARALDLLRTWDGAETVDSVPATIFEAWMMQLQTMAQDELADSTVMNSLSVLNQLRSDGELCRDEAAGVADCAGELRVTLKAAVADITARLGSDPAKWTYGRLHAVASTHRAFGGVPALAWLFNHSAPTPGGTNTVNVARPEAGTFRQTHGPSYRQIIDLANPDASVYTGSLGQSGNPLGNHVSDQQPRWIAGQYLPMSTRPADWGRTATLTLQPAP from the coding sequence ATGGCGACAGGCAGGGTGACGCGGTCGGGCGCGCGGCGCGGCGTGTGGGCGCGGCGGCTCGGGTGGGGCGTGGCGTGGGCGGTGCTGGTCCTGCTGGCGCTGCTGCTCGCGGCGGTGCTGTGGCTGCGCGCGACCTCGGTGCCGCGCGTGAGCGGGACGCTGCGCGTGCCGGGCGTGCAGGGGCCGGTGACGGTCACGCGCGACACCTGGGGCGTGCCGCACATCCGCGCGGCGTCGGACGAGGACGCTATGTACGCGCTGGGCTTCGTGCACTGGCAGGACCGGGCGTGGCAGATGGAATTCCAGCGCCGCGTGGCGCAGGGCCGCCTCTCGGAGGTGCTGGGCGCGGCCGCGCTGCCGCAGGACAGGTTTCTGCGGACGTGGGGCTTCCAGCGGGCCGCAGTGTCGGCCCTGCCAGCTCTGGAGCCGCGCACCCGGCGGCTGGTGAGCGCGTACACGGCCGGCGTGAACGCAGCCATGCGCCAGGGCAAGGTGGCCGTGGAATTCCGCGTGCTGGGCTTCACGCCGGGGGCGTGGACCGACGTGGACAGCCTGTCGTGGAGCAAGCTGATGGCCTACGACCTGGGCGGCAACATGGACGACGAGGTGCTGGGCAGCCGGGTCGTCAAGCGTCTGGGCACCTCGGGGCTGGCGCAGGTGACCGCGCCGTATCCGGCGGGTGCGCCGACCATCCTGAGCGCGGACGAGGTGGGGCAGGAACGGCCCACGCCCGCCGGCCCCTCGGGCAGCGTCCTGCTGCCGGACGCCGCGCTGACCGCGCTGCGGACACACCTCGCGGCCGCGGCCGCGCTGGGAATGCAGCCGGTGCCGGGCAAGGGCAGCAACGACTGGGTGGTCGCGGGCCGCCGCACGGCGAGCGGCAAACCCATCCTGGCGGACGACCCGCACCTGGCCCTGACCAGCCCCATGCTGTGGTATCTGGCCGATGTGCAGGGGAGCACCCTGCACGCGATTGGGGCCAGCATCCCGGGCCTGCCGGGCATCGTGATCGGGCGCAACGACCGCGTGGCGTGGGGCGTGACGAACGTGAACCCGGACGTGCAGGACCTGTACGTGGAGCCGGCCAGCGTGACGCTCACGTCCCGCACCGAGGTGATCAAGGTGAAGGGTGCGCCGGACGTGTCGCTGGTGGTGCAGGAAAGCGCGCACGGCCCCATCGTGAGCGGTGCGGGCGCGGCCGGCGTGGGCGAGCGCGTGGCGCTGAAGTGGACCGCGCTGCAACCCGGCGACACGACCATGGACGCCTTCTTGAACCTTAACTACGCCCGGAACTGGACGGACTTCACGGCGGCCCTGTCGCGTTACGTGGCGCCCAGCCAGAACTTCGTGTACGCCGACGTGGACGGCAACACCGGCTACTACGCGCCGGGCCGCGTGCCGATCCGGCGCGGCTGGGACGGCTCGCTCCCGGTGGCCGGCGACGGCGCGCACGAGTGGGCGGGCTACGTGCCCTTTGCGCAGCTGCCACACACCCTGAACCCGGCCGACGGCCTGGTCGTCACGGCGAACAACAAGGTCATGCCCGACTCGGCCATGCTGGGCACCGCGCGCAACTGGGCCGAGCCGTACCGCGCCGAGCGCATCACGCAGCTCCTGCAGGCCAAGCCCACCGGTCTGAGTGTGGCGGACGTGCAGCGCGTGCAGCTCGACACGACCAGCTCGGTGTGGCGCGACTTCCGGGCGGCGCTGCTGAAGACCGTGCCGGACGGTGAGGCCTCCGCCCGCGCGCTGGACCTGCTGCGGACCTGGGACGGCGCGGAGACGGTGGACAGCGTGCCCGCCACCATCTTCGAGGCGTGGATGATGCAGCTCCAGACGATGGCGCAGGACGAACTGGCCGACTCGACCGTCATGAACAGCCTGAGCGTCCTGAACCAGCTGCGCAGCGACGGCGAACTGTGCCGCGACGAGGCGGCGGGCGTGGCCGACTGCGCCGGGGAACTGCGCGTGACCCTGAAGGCTGCCGTGGCCGACATAACGGCCCGGCTGGGCAGCGATCCCGCAAAGTGGACGTATGGGCGGCTGCACGCCGTCGCCAGCACCCACCGCGCGTTCGGCGGCGTGCCCGCGCTGGCGTGGCTGTTCAACCACTCGGCGCCCACGCCCGGCGGCACGAACACTGTGAACGTGGCCCGGCCCGAAGCCGGCACCTTCCGCCAGACGCACGGCCCCAGCTACCGCCAGATCATCGACCTCGCCAACCCGGACGCCAGCGTGTACACCGGCAGCCTGGGCCAGAGCGGCAACCCGCTGGGGAACCACGTGAGTGACCAGCAGCCGCGCTGGATCGCCGGGCAGTACCTGCCCATGAGCACCCGCCCCGCCGACTGGGGCCGCACGGCGACCCTCACGTTGCAGCCCGCCCCCTAA
- a CDS encoding single-stranded DNA-binding protein yields MAELDRVREALRASMTAWATLEVRGDQARVIPAPDPDALAAHLERVDPQWGLAWACDSVQPPVVRARLTLHGTAREGLATAHTLNDAKLAALADAARTWGVAPAGDSAWVEYDQEDGANTTDLDADAPIAAAAAPRPAPPEPPRDPQMEKARRHIEDLLEQLKVAGRGGDAARILMRGYGETLDESRAIYKELQALLKG; encoded by the coding sequence ATGGCCGAACTTGACCGTGTGCGCGAGGCCCTGCGCGCCAGCATGACCGCCTGGGCCACCCTGGAAGTCCGGGGAGACCAGGCCCGCGTGATTCCCGCCCCGGACCCGGACGCCCTGGCCGCCCACCTGGAACGCGTCGATCCGCAGTGGGGCCTCGCGTGGGCCTGCGACAGCGTGCAGCCGCCGGTGGTGCGCGCCCGCCTGACCCTGCACGGCACGGCCCGCGAGGGTCTCGCCACGGCGCACACGCTGAACGACGCGAAACTCGCCGCGCTGGCCGACGCGGCGCGCACGTGGGGCGTGGCCCCCGCCGGCGACAGCGCGTGGGTCGAGTACGACCAGGAGGACGGCGCCAACACCACCGACCTCGATGCCGACGCGCCCATCGCCGCGGCGGCCGCGCCCCGGCCCGCGCCGCCCGAACCGCCCCGTGATCCGCAGATGGAAAAGGCCCGGCGGCACATCGAGGACCTGCTCGAACAGCTGAAGGTGGCGGGGCGCGGCGGGGACGCTGCCCGCATCCTGATGCGCGGCTACGGCGAGACGCTCGACGAGAGCCGCGCCATCTACAAGGAGTTGCAGGCGCTGCTCAAGGGCTGA
- a CDS encoding glycine betaine ABC transporter substrate-binding protein, whose product MKTLLSVTLAVLVGSAAAKPIVVGSKLDPEAQLLGQMILLTLKNAGLEVTDKTNLGDTGVNRKAILAGEIDVYPEYTGNAVYLFPDAKITPKQAGNPTTIAALARQLDAKNGITWLRPANINNTWVISVPQTLATSAKLTSVADLATYLKGGGTFKIAGSPEFFNRPDTMPAFEAAYGFKLTAAQKLVLAGATPPQTQQAAANGTNGVNAAMAYGTDGTLSALKLVALTDPKGAQAVYQPAPIIRTDTLKANPQVAALLNKTFAGLTAPVMQGLNAKVALEGRTAQDVATEYLKSKGLIK is encoded by the coding sequence ATGAAGACTCTCTTGAGCGTGACCCTGGCGGTCCTGGTGGGCAGTGCGGCCGCCAAGCCCATCGTGGTGGGCAGCAAACTGGACCCCGAAGCGCAGCTCCTCGGCCAGATGATCCTCCTCACCCTCAAAAACGCCGGCCTGGAGGTCACCGACAAGACCAACCTCGGCGACACCGGGGTCAACCGCAAGGCCATCCTCGCCGGCGAGATCGACGTCTATCCCGAGTACACCGGCAACGCCGTGTACCTCTTCCCCGACGCCAAGATCACCCCCAAGCAGGCCGGCAACCCCACCACCATCGCCGCCCTGGCCCGCCAGCTCGACGCCAAGAACGGCATCACGTGGCTGCGGCCCGCCAACATCAACAACACCTGGGTCATCTCCGTGCCCCAGACGCTCGCCACCAGCGCCAAGCTCACCAGCGTCGCCGACCTCGCCACCTACCTCAAGGGCGGCGGCACCTTCAAGATCGCGGGCAGCCCCGAGTTCTTCAACCGCCCCGACACCATGCCCGCCTTCGAGGCGGCGTACGGCTTCAAGCTCACGGCCGCGCAGAAACTGGTGCTGGCCGGGGCGACGCCCCCCCAGACACAGCAGGCGGCGGCGAACGGCACGAACGGTGTGAACGCAGCGATGGCCTACGGCACGGACGGCACGCTGAGCGCGCTCAAGCTGGTGGCCCTGACGGACCCCAAGGGCGCGCAGGCGGTGTACCAGCCGGCGCCGATCATCCGCACGGACACCCTGAAGGCCAACCCACAGGTCGCGGCGCTGCTGAACAAGACCTTCGCGGGACTGACGGCGCCCGTCATGCAGGGGCTCAACGCCAAGGTCGCGCTGGAGGGCCGCACCGCCCAGGACGTCGCCACCGAGTACCTCAAGAGCAAGGGCCTGATCAAGTGA
- a CDS encoding UbiX family flavin prenyltransferase encodes MKLVVGVTGGSGIPYALDVLRALNAADVETHLVVSSGAKRVMSAEGGPGLADLTALATHTHDDRDLAAGIASGSFRTQGMLIVPCSAGTLAKVAHGFADTLLTRAAHVTLKERRRLVLVVREDPLPRPALLNLLAAHDAGATIMTASPGFYHAPRDVAALLNFVTARVLDQFGLDTPGFRRWRDTPEDT; translated from the coding sequence ATGAAGCTGGTGGTCGGCGTGACTGGCGGCAGCGGCATTCCCTACGCGCTGGACGTCCTGCGCGCCCTGAACGCGGCCGACGTGGAGACGCATCTGGTCGTGTCCAGCGGTGCCAAGCGGGTGATGAGTGCCGAGGGCGGCCCCGGCCTGGCCGACCTGACGGCGCTGGCGACCCACACGCACGACGACCGTGACCTGGCGGCCGGCATCGCCAGCGGGTCGTTCCGGACGCAGGGCATGCTGATCGTGCCGTGCTCGGCCGGCACCCTGGCGAAGGTCGCGCACGGCTTCGCGGACACGCTGCTGACCCGCGCGGCGCACGTGACCCTCAAGGAACGCCGACGGCTGGTGCTGGTCGTGCGCGAGGACCCGCTGCCGCGCCCGGCGCTGCTGAACCTGCTCGCCGCGCACGACGCGGGCGCCACCATCATGACCGCCAGCCCCGGCTTCTACCACGCGCCGCGCGACGTGGCGGCGCTGCTGAACTTCGTGACGGCGCGCGTGCTCGACCAGTTCGGGCTGGACACGCCCGGCTTCCGCCGCTGGCGCGACACGCCCGAGGACACGTGA
- a CDS encoding HU family DNA-binding protein, protein MAKASKPAPKKPAAKPAPQRASSASTKIAKTQIIDTVADKTSLNKKQAGDAVATMLDAIVGALKSGQSVGLPGLGTLSVAQTAARTGVRPGTSQKITIPAGKKVRFKVASTLKGTL, encoded by the coding sequence ATGGCCAAAGCCAGCAAGCCCGCCCCCAAGAAGCCCGCCGCCAAGCCCGCTCCGCAGCGCGCCAGCAGCGCCAGCACCAAGATCGCCAAGACCCAGATCATCGACACGGTGGCCGACAAGACCAGCCTGAACAAGAAACAGGCCGGAGACGCGGTCGCCACGATGCTGGACGCCATCGTGGGCGCCCTGAAGAGCGGGCAGAGCGTGGGCCTGCCGGGTCTGGGCACCCTGAGCGTGGCGCAGACCGCCGCGCGCACCGGCGTGCGCCCCGGCACCAGCCAGAAGATCACCATTCCGGCCGGCAAAAAGGTGCGCTTCAAGGTCGCCAGCACCCTCAAGGGCACCCTGTAA
- a CDS encoding ABC transporter permease, producing the protein MRAPRGSGAGVVAASAPAAARADVQAVLWLGAAAMLAGSVLPWVLLRPNRLAPGEYARLPAAWLAVAVLLAVLPALSARWFRRSVWLPAGAALVLGVWLLGDRTHAALVGQVPFARASAASGVWLYVLGAAIAVYGARRAADTRLGGWLAWAWVLPVAALALLGHLSSWSVLVEGRNEGPRWVQELAQHLRLVGSALGLAVLIGAPLAVWAAGRERVAGAVLGTANAVQTIPSLALLGLLIAPLSALSHALPVLRQWGVSGIGVAPALTAMTLYALLPVVRNGVVALRGVPPGAVDAARGMGMTAAQRFWRVQLPLALPVWLAGVRQAAVLLVGVAAVAALIGAGGLGTYIFKGLQSAAADLILLGAVPAAVLAIAVDSLLRAVEWLLGRRLGSAA; encoded by the coding sequence ATGAGGGCACCCCGCGGGTCGGGGGCGGGAGTCGTCGCGGCTTCCGCCCCCGCTGCTGCCCGCGCGGACGTGCAGGCGGTGCTGTGGCTGGGCGCCGCCGCCATGCTGGCCGGGAGCGTGCTGCCGTGGGTGCTGCTGCGCCCCAACCGCCTCGCGCCCGGCGAGTACGCGCGGCTGCCCGCCGCGTGGCTGGCTGTGGCCGTGCTCCTGGCCGTGCTGCCCGCCCTGAGTGCCCGCTGGTTCCGCCGCAGCGTGTGGCTGCCGGCCGGCGCGGCGCTGGTCCTGGGCGTGTGGCTGCTGGGTGACCGCACGCACGCGGCCCTGGTGGGGCAGGTGCCGTTCGCGCGGGCCAGCGCCGCCAGCGGCGTGTGGCTGTACGTGCTGGGCGCGGCCATCGCGGTGTATGGAGCGCGCCGCGCGGCCGACACCCGCCTGGGCGGGTGGCTGGCATGGGCGTGGGTGCTGCCGGTCGCCGCGCTGGCGCTGCTGGGCCACCTGTCGAGCTGGTCCGTGCTGGTCGAGGGCAGGAACGAGGGGCCGCGCTGGGTGCAGGAACTCGCGCAGCACCTGCGGCTGGTGGGCAGCGCGCTGGGCCTGGCCGTACTGATCGGCGCGCCGCTGGCCGTGTGGGCCGCCGGCCGCGAGCGCGTGGCGGGCGCAGTGCTGGGCACGGCGAACGCCGTACAGACCATTCCCAGTCTGGCGCTGCTGGGCCTGCTGATCGCGCCGCTGTCAGCCCTCTCGCATGCCCTCCCGGTGCTGCGGCAGTGGGGCGTCAGCGGGATCGGCGTGGCGCCCGCCCTGACCGCCATGACGCTGTACGCGCTGCTGCCGGTGGTGCGCAACGGTGTGGTGGCGCTGCGCGGCGTGCCGCCCGGCGCGGTCGACGCGGCGCGCGGCATGGGCATGACAGCCGCGCAGCGCTTCTGGCGGGTGCAGTTGCCCCTGGCGCTGCCGGTGTGGCTGGCCGGGGTGCGGCAGGCGGCGGTGCTGCTGGTCGGTGTGGCCGCCGTGGCCGCCCTGATCGGCGCGGGCGGCCTGGGCACGTACATCTTCAAGGGGCTGCAGAGCGCCGCCGCCGACCTGATCCTGCTGGGCGCTGTGCCGGCCGCCGTGCTGGCCATCGCGGTGGACTCCCTGCTGCGCGCTGTCGAGTGGCTGCTCGGCCGCCGCCTGGGGAGCGCCGCGTGA
- a CDS encoding 4-(cytidine 5'-diphospho)-2-C-methyl-D-erythritol kinase yields MPDAPMSGTTYFAPAKVNLGLSVRAVRADGYHDLHTLMVPLQVGDDLTVAPAPALTLEVYGADLPTGDGNLVYRAARAYLDAAGTDRGAHLVLHKRLPLASGLGGGSSDAATTLMALARVYPAGVDLHAIARTLGADVPFFLLGRAAVAEGTGDLLTPLPVPRTPLVLVNPGVEVSARDAYRWLDAEETTTPPLDIDEVLATLADGRPVPYTNALQGPVAARHAPVRDALAALGSAGLRSPLMSGSGSTCFALAASEDAAHAAAQAIAVQHPAWWVHATCTL; encoded by the coding sequence ATGCCTGACGCGCCGATGAGCGGCACCACCTACTTCGCGCCGGCCAAGGTCAACCTGGGCCTGAGCGTCCGCGCCGTGCGCGCCGACGGCTACCACGACCTCCATACCCTGATGGTGCCGCTGCAGGTGGGCGACGACCTGACCGTCGCGCCCGCCCCGGCCCTGACGCTGGAGGTGTACGGTGCGGACCTCCCGACCGGCGACGGCAACCTGGTGTACCGCGCCGCCCGCGCGTACCTGGACGCGGCCGGTACGGACCGCGGCGCGCACCTGGTCCTGCACAAGCGCCTGCCGCTCGCGTCGGGCCTGGGCGGCGGCAGCAGCGACGCGGCCACCACCCTGATGGCCCTGGCCCGCGTGTACCCCGCCGGCGTGGACCTGCACGCCATTGCCCGGACGCTGGGCGCGGACGTGCCGTTCTTCCTGCTGGGCCGCGCGGCCGTGGCCGAGGGCACCGGCGACCTGCTCACGCCGCTGCCGGTGCCGCGCACGCCACTGGTGCTGGTCAATCCCGGCGTCGAGGTCAGTGCGCGCGACGCCTACCGCTGGCTGGACGCCGAGGAGACCACCACTCCGCCCCTGGACATTGACGAGGTGCTCGCCACCCTCGCCGACGGCCGGCCGGTGCCGTACACGAACGCCCTGCAGGGCCCGGTGGCCGCCCGCCACGCCCCCGTGCGCGACGCGCTGGCCGCCCTGGGCAGCGCCGGCCTGCGCTCGCCGCTGATGAGCGGCTCGGGCAGCACGTGCTTCGCGCTGGCCGCCAGCGAGGACGCCGCGCACGCCGCCGCGCAGGCCATCGCCGTGCAGCACCCGGCGTGGTGGGTGCACGCCACCTGTACCCTCTGA